The Deltaproteobacteria bacterium genomic sequence CGCGAGCTAACGATTGATGACGTATCTAGCATTGATCGCGATGGAGGTTCTATTTTGGGAACTTCGCGCGAAAATCCGCGTTCTAGCGCAGACGGCGTATCGCAGGTGGTAGAAGCCTTGCGTTCGTTTGGCGTTGGATACTTAGTGACCATTGGCGGCGACGATACTGTAAGTAGTGCAGCGGCAATAGCAGAGGCCGCAAAAAATGAGATTGCTGTTGCGCACGTTCCGAAAACCATCGACAACGATTTGCCTCTTCCCGATAAGGCCAGTACTTTTGGATTCCAGTCTGCCAGGGAGGCGGGAACTGAAATTGTCGAGACTTTGATGGTCGATGCTAAAACCACCGGGCGATGGTATCTAGTCGTTGCGATGGGGCGCAAGGCAGGGCATCTGGCTTTAGGGATAGGTGTCTCTGCTGGGGCTACGTTAACTCTCATTCCAGAGGAATTTGGCTACAAGAAAATTCCCATTGGCTTAATTGCTGACATAATCGTTGGGTCTGCGCTTAAGCGATTAGTGGCAGGTAGGCCGCATGGGGTGGCGGTTCTAGCTGAAGGTTTAGCTGAGCTAATTGATCCAGCTTCGGTGCCAGAGTTTGCAAATGTCGAGCGGGATCCTCATGGCAATATCCGCTTCGCCGAGATTGATCTTGGTGGAGTTTTGCGCAAGTGTATAAAAAGTCGCTTTAAGCAGCTTGGGCTCGATTTAGTAGCGGTGGATAAGAATGTTGGCTACGAGCTTCGCTGTGTTAGACCTATTCCGTTTGACCGAGAATACACTAGGCAGCTTGGGTATGGGGTAATTGATTTTCTCTTGAATGGCGGCAGTGGAGCCATGATTACGCGGCGCTCAAACGAGCTTGCTCCGCTTCCCTTTGGGGATATCATCGATTCCACTACTGGGAAGAGCAGTATTAGACTCGTCGATTTAGAGTCAATCTACTACAAGGTCGCTACGAAATACATGATTCGCCTTACGCGAGAAGATTTGAAGAATAGTATTCTCGTGCGCAAGATGGCGAGTTTGACAACGGTGGATACTGCTGAGCTTTGCAAAATGTTTGAGGCGGCGACTGCGAGTTTTGTCACTTATCCAGCGCAGTTCGATATTCACAAGTAATTTTTGGAATGTCTTTGGATTTTTCTAAAACCAAGTCTGACATTGAGAACCTCTTAAAATTATGCTCCTGTATTGGGAGCCTACCCGAAGGCGTCGATCTC encodes the following:
- a CDS encoding 6-phosphofructokinase; this encodes MSQEKKSVAILVGGGPAPGINGVISAAAIEAINRGHTVYGVQRGFHYLVKGDSSCLRELTIDDVSSIDRDGGSILGTSRENPRSSADGVSQVVEALRSFGVGYLVTIGGDDTVSSAAAIAEAAKNEIAVAHVPKTIDNDLPLPDKASTFGFQSAREAGTEIVETLMVDAKTTGRWYLVVAMGRKAGHLALGIGVSAGATLTLIPEEFGYKKIPIGLIADIIVGSALKRLVAGRPHGVAVLAEGLAELIDPASVPEFANVERDPHGNIRFAEIDLGGVLRKCIKSRFKQLGLDLVAVDKNVGYELRCVRPIPFDREYTRQLGYGVIDFLLNGGSGAMITRRSNELAPLPFGDIIDSTTGKSSIRLVDLESIYYKVATKYMIRLTREDLKNSILVRKMASLTTVDTAELCKMFEAATASFVTYPAQFDIHK